Proteins from one bacterium genomic window:
- a CDS encoding Lrp/AsnC family transcriptional regulator, with amino-acid sequence MYKDLDLKIIGELRKEGRASLRQIAKRLDISTTTVASRIRVMEKGGVIRGYRPLLDTKKLGLGITAITLIKAVGGKIPALMNDLMKDPALTHVYEITGEFDLVVIGKYKDTDSMNREIKKLLSHKAIKETNTSIVLGTAKEEF; translated from the coding sequence TTGTACAAAGATCTAGATTTGAAAATTATTGGTGAATTGAGGAAAGAAGGGCGCGCTTCCCTCCGGCAAATCGCAAAGAGATTGGACATTTCTACGACCACTGTGGCGAGCCGGATTCGAGTGATGGAAAAGGGTGGTGTGATCCGTGGATACAGGCCACTGCTGGACACCAAAAAGCTTGGTTTAGGGATCACTGCAATTACATTGATCAAGGCGGTAGGGGGCAAAATTCCAGCATTAATGAATGATCTCATGAAAGATCCCGCTCTCACCCACGTCTATGAGATTACAGGGGAATTCGATCTGGTCGTGATTGGTAAATATAAGGATACCGACTCGATGAATCGCGAGATTAAAAAACTCCTGAGTCATAAGGCGATCAAAGAAACAAACACATCGATCGTACTAGGCACGGCAAAAGAGGAGTTTTAG
- a CDS encoding FAD-binding oxidoreductase: MKAALGRSLTSHSRLFDEPSSLQIYAFDQGEVPPALRKLLMPKSEPDLVVQPGTIEDLIACVRYAQEKEIALVPRGASTFGMGGAVPHRGGILLDFSTRREIYDLNKEKRTIRVGAGCRWADVSNYLQQFGLDLCTYPTSWFSTVGGWASTGGVGIGCTRYGSFHDLIQSITVVTPAGEKRILDHQDPEFGYFLGTEGQMGAIWDVTFRVRSKPARQIPFVILFDSNHVALDCARELLSNFRPYHLKFLDAARIHEINHLMREEHPELKSGMELTEKPTLLACFEESAEDFREWTRKKALFVLTDYKAHLLWRERMFPLRVKRIAPGLLASELILPLERIASYVEKTAELGKRFGVTLANECYFLNDGTGLALPVYTFRGKHAIDEALKSSLAYVMTQTGINMGGRPYGIGIWNTPFAKHKFGTTFHQLKQFKKSIDAASLFNPGKFFELSFRTGALGKLAALPLNSSLIPLWTNVLSKVARASGLRKAADGTSALLRSDVILQNEELCSKCGSCISVCPAYIDTQDERTTARGKLQLGKWILNGGSISTEEANTLFLCMHCGACTDVCQSRLDLVPVWDELEKRVQQQFGKDEERVERFVKSVEAKKIMGVPYARGAEILVRRKPE; the protein is encoded by the coding sequence ATGAAAGCTGCTCTCGGACGTTCTTTAACTTCTCATTCCAGGCTCTTTGACGAACCCTCCAGCTTGCAGATTTATGCTTTTGATCAGGGAGAAGTTCCGCCTGCATTGCGGAAGCTATTGATGCCCAAATCGGAGCCGGATCTGGTGGTTCAACCCGGAACGATCGAAGATCTGATTGCGTGCGTCCGTTACGCTCAGGAAAAGGAGATTGCGCTCGTGCCCCGCGGCGCGTCCACTTTCGGAATGGGTGGCGCAGTTCCTCATCGCGGGGGTATCTTGCTAGATTTTTCGACACGAAGGGAAATTTACGATCTCAACAAAGAAAAAAGAACGATACGGGTGGGAGCCGGTTGCCGCTGGGCTGATGTATCCAACTATCTACAGCAGTTCGGTCTGGATCTATGCACTTATCCAACCAGCTGGTTTTCAACGGTGGGTGGATGGGCTTCCACCGGGGGTGTTGGAATCGGTTGCACGCGCTATGGTTCGTTCCACGATCTGATTCAGTCCATTACGGTGGTCACTCCCGCTGGAGAAAAACGGATTCTGGATCATCAGGACCCCGAATTCGGGTATTTCCTTGGCACCGAAGGACAGATGGGGGCCATCTGGGATGTCACTTTTCGAGTGCGCTCCAAACCCGCGCGGCAGATTCCGTTTGTCATTCTGTTTGATTCAAATCACGTCGCGCTCGATTGCGCCCGTGAATTGCTTTCGAACTTCCGGCCCTATCACTTGAAATTCCTGGATGCCGCTCGAATTCATGAAATCAATCATCTGATGCGCGAAGAGCATCCGGAACTCAAATCAGGCATGGAACTCACGGAAAAACCGACGTTACTCGCCTGCTTCGAAGAAAGCGCTGAGGATTTCCGCGAATGGACCAGAAAGAAAGCGCTCTTTGTTCTGACTGATTACAAAGCCCATCTGTTATGGCGCGAGCGGATGTTTCCGCTCCGTGTAAAAAGAATTGCCCCAGGTTTGTTGGCGTCAGAATTGATTTTGCCACTGGAGCGAATTGCGAGTTATGTGGAGAAAACGGCCGAATTGGGAAAGCGTTTTGGCGTGACACTCGCTAACGAATGTTATTTCTTGAATGACGGGACAGGGTTGGCGCTACCGGTTTACACCTTCCGTGGAAAACACGCCATCGATGAAGCTTTGAAGTCTTCGCTGGCTTATGTGATGACACAGACCGGTATCAATATGGGAGGCCGCCCTTATGGGATTGGCATCTGGAACACTCCTTTTGCCAAACACAAATTTGGAACGACGTTTCACCAGTTGAAACAATTCAAAAAGAGCATTGATGCAGCTTCGCTATTTAATCCAGGAAAATTTTTTGAATTGAGCTTCCGCACGGGGGCGCTGGGAAAACTCGCTGCCTTACCATTGAATTCTTCGCTGATTCCATTATGGACGAACGTTTTAAGCAAAGTAGCGCGGGCCTCCGGCCTGCGAAAAGCCGCAGACGGGACGTCCGCGCTACTTCGTTCAGATGTCATTCTGCAAAACGAAGAACTTTGCTCCAAATGCGGTAGCTGCATTTCCGTCTGTCCTGCTTACATCGATACACAGGATGAACGGACCACTGCGCGCGGAAAGCTACAACTTGGCAAATGGATTTTGAACGGCGGATCCATTTCAACGGAAGAAGCAAACACGCTCTTTCTTTGCATGCATTGTGGTGCGTGCACGGATGTGTGTCAGAGCAGGCTGGATCTTGTACCGGTGTGGGATGAACTGGAAAAGAGGGTGCAACAGCAATTCGGGAAGGATGAAGAACGCGTGGAACGATTTGTGAAATCAGTAGAAGCGAAAAAAATCATGGGGGTACCGTATGCTCGAGGCGCTGAAATCCTCGTCCGTCGTAAACCTGAATAG